tgttgttgggcctgtggagaagcgccctttaagatatccgcaaaagtgcgtttcgagcgttccttcaaagagcgcttctgtttctcccagcgactcttgtaagtttcacaaagtgagagctcgtgtggggatcccccgcaatatggacatttatgctcagtcgcactgcaggatttcccctcatgttgctctccgcaagtggcacagcgctccttgttggcacaataatctgaagtgtgaccaactgacttgcatttctggcaagtcatgggctttggcacgaagagtcgcacaggcggTCTCagtttgcccaccatgacgtagtcagggagagcggaaccagcaaaagttactcgaaacgagtctgacggcgtgaatttattttttcactgtCCTTGGGATACTTcacctagttggcggctgtccaaaatttttatgcccaccaaagggagtcttgaatttaccaactccttcttttatcatttcgcacgtcagacccgtttcagttaccacccccgagatttctacgtaatgggagggcacgtagacacgatactctagggagaatctctcgtcgatcacaattgcatttgcgcgtttccgatcactcacgacaacacgcagtttgttcggtctaaccatagagatttcgaccacggaggaatataatcttggcagatctttcgaaacctgaatgacattaattgactttccttttggtttgggccggaaaaaaacaacccatggaccagctccaagtgcatcgtctggatagaccttgacacgaggagaggaaataactgagggggaggacgaggtcgattgttgagcgggagcgggatcagtagggctgggaggcatgttcgggagttgagcggaagcgggagcgggagattgaggggccgaagaggaaaagtttgccaattttcttgagggggacTTGTTAGGGTTGATTAACTCTTTCCCTGAAGAGGCATCTTCTGAGGGgcgaacgcgtttaagcgacttcccagcccccgttgtagctagtgaggaggaaaaagtagtttcaatctccatgtcaacatgaccttctgccatcacggcagatataaaataatataatttttaatttttttgtatttctaaacctaatatatattatacctaaatcgcacaccaatgcgaatgagatgaaacggtgtcccaatcgaaccgcgtggcaatcgctcggcacagatgcaacggtatatcgcaccacaacacgatgatggaatcgatgacgatgataaagcacacactgcgatgatacggcacatgcaccgcgtccgccgtggaggacttctttctcacgctggttgtgattgctgctctcctcactcgcgcaataaagagaaccccgttatttttatatcctctaTTGCATTGCAACCACGATACTGCAGGCTGTGGACGATAGAGCAATTTTCATCTGCAATAAACGAAATGAAAATTGCTCTATCGTCCACAGTCTATTTGTGATACTTTCAGAATACAAATTTCACTGAAGAAGTACAACGTTCAATgagaaaaatatgaatgatgaatgattgATTGATAAACTCAGGGTGAGAATTTCAAGGATTTAAAATACATGTGAATGTTTTTCTACAATTTTACGTATCCATGTGGACATTATCTATATCATCTATAAATTAGAATAAACAAAGTTtttcaactgattttatttttatttttgttgtgaaTGCATTTTGTCGTTTCGTTTGAAAAAGTTTCGTGGCATCCCTAGTCTatctacattttttttgttgtagcCAAAACCCAAGGTGTGTGTATATATACTAAAgttgtgaccgtgtcgtcaataagtgcacgatgggaaacggtataaatatacagaggactgtgtgaagggatttgactgcaaaacgcgggaaaatATCCCCATCACCAACCGACATTTGTTCGATTtgttctcttgagctgaaacataagataagatagagtatattacaaacctagcTTTAATCGTAAAggacttacctttcaacttttcaatgctcttattgccaccaaaacaattccacacacaaaaagtaaaaaaaagcaaaatattGCTAATTGTTTACAAACACTGGAGATGAAATCCATCTCcgatggctgaaaggcctttctcacaaccgggtgctatgattggtgctgaatcgttagcaaaatctcaagcagaactgtcagtgggatacccaattcatgtgaaaaaaagggaaaatgtcagtgggatactcgatatgttggctACTGTCAGTACaataggggttctctaaagacgtcacccttTTGCTTTCTCATAAGTCGCGGTGCCGTATTGTATTTATCGTGGGTTTTGCCCACGTGATGgtgatgaaaatatttttcccgcgttttacaatcaaatccctttccacagtcctctatGTAGGGTCGTGCCCCTCGGCAAACGACACATTTATCAATGTAGCAGCCCTGCTACGAACGGTAGTGTGTGAGAGTaaaaccaaggcgcgtagaagtatatcctaaggttgGCCAACTTGGTAAatccactcttcagccatcttggaagtctactgtgttttgtttgtaaacaaaacacaatacgctagtgccgaagctcgctcctgatcagtctgtctctttcacgcttcaaggaaataattccccttctgccttcttccgtactgttttcatataccgctcccctaaccaacttaatgacgaaacggcctcacctagtcccatagacccgtcttgagtAAAACATTGACGTGACAGATTGAGAGCGAGAGTCGAACAGTACGGTCGCGCTAGTGTACCACGTGTAAATCAATATACACAAGATAGTGAATTAACATATAGCGGTGtaaatatattattattatatgcAAGGAGGCCATCCCGACACTCtatatatttataccgtttccccttgcgcacttattgacgacacggtcacaccttcaGTATAAATATATACACCTTGAACAGGACGAAACGTTTCAGGGCAACGAgtacatatcgaggtggagcagtaggcgaagtatatctgtattggcaagcaaaatatcgtgtcgtaattatttgcattcaacatggaatgtatatggaaaaaaccacccgggtgacgtctttagagaacccctattgaactgacaggagccaacatatcgagtatcccactgacattttccctttgtttccacatgtattgggtatcccactgacagttctgcttgagatattgctaacgatcctagcatcaattaTAGCTCCCGGctggaaaaaacaaaacaatgttgaaagttttcacggttgcatgataatttgagccaaaattctcatgtaatcattcaactgtttgttttttaacagagaCAATTGTGTCGTGgctttttttctattatttatgtggtaaaaaggtccagagagctgTCGTATGCTTAATTcttgaaagcagtaacattttcggtaaaattttgattaattggcgattattctctcacaacatacacactgacactgagagccttcgaaacgttaaaataatgaaacttcgtttacTTCTACGAaggtgggggagtgaaaatggcacatggaaatatcacttttatccatcTGTTTTGGacatgatttcacaaatattcactgcacgctatcacattaccctcatattcagcgggaacttgaaaaaaaatgtacgtttttagtCGATAAATTACTTCTtggaaatagcattttcacattgATGcgatgggcaatcaaagataaacacaacgactgacgtcactatttgagaaatagttatggcagcgcatgctatgccGCTccaaactctaccatcttcattaccttttttccagaacATTGGTCTCAGTGAGCAGCTGTCAATGAAACAATTCCAAAGATTCAAATTTTACAAACGATAGcttattttgtttgtttctgaataaaagaaaaattttagtAATAGTTAGTTTTTCCAGGCTATTACTGGATAGTTTGAACTTTTCTGGTGTAGTGTGATGACGCTCGTTAGTAAGAATCTGTAAGTTTATAGGGAAAATCATTAAGAGAAAGAATTATTGCAAGCCGCATTTGTTACTCGTATGCGTATCGTTATCGTTAGATTTTGGTCTAACTGTTGTGAATGACACTGAAGTTCGCTACATTTTATTTTAACAGTGACCAATGCAGCTTCTGCTCTGCTATATGCAATGAGGAATTTCGTCAATCGTTGGTCCCCTCGAATCTTCATGAACAGAAACTAAAAGCTATCCTGCAGAAATTGAGCAGTTTCGCTTCCCAGTTAAGCAGTTATCCTACGTGCGACAAATGCCACCAAGAGTTCATAACCGTCCACAACATTCCCGAGTGCTGTTTCCTAATTTTTCCCAGCACTGAACCGATTACCATCAAGATGGAGCCAGAGTTAATGATTGATGACCACAAGCCGTCGGATAATGATAACGTTTTTGAGACAGATCCTATTAAACAGGAAACCGTAACGAAAATCGAAGGACACAAAGGTGAGAATGTAATTTGTTTTCTGATACTGATACTTTACTGATAATCTATATAAGGAGGTCAaccattaaccctttgcggtcgcttgtctgctctgagccaccacagcaaggaatcatactaaacactttattcaacatttttggcgtagaactacgtccttcattaagggtgccaaatcagaaaacaggtcacgtttttatgaaatgaagttaacgttaataactatttttgccgcgaacggattttggcgatttacatttcaaacgaatcggaaattccctatgatttgtttgatatgctatgcattacaatcccatggtgtttaaacggttaaaattcatgaaaactatttccgtttccattttcccatatatttgttccgTCTATTTGTGTGctctcccgaacagagctgtcaataacgagcaacttatggacgagcaacgaaggggaaacggaaaagaagaacgaaggggaatatttgcctagagtatatacagtggatcttgctgaggcaagctttcattcttcgtgaggacaccgactgtaCAACATCGTTTTTCAACATCGAGCTGGACAGTGaagagtggaggagtaatacgaggaaaaagtaacgttttccaatggccttttaaaaggttagagacgaatgaactgaagaagtttaaagtacaTGTGAGACTTTgatttcggattgagctgtggacgcgaccaaattactgactcgctgatgtctttagcaatcatcaagctaggctatcttcagctcaccaagaatataaatattctggaattttgtctgtgatttgattttgcatgacggtagcaaaactctctccacaaaggatgacagctaagctgatcaagaagcaatattaacaaaaagggcttctATTGAAAAGAGCGCAAGACGGATataagtgtgtgcatatttaaTTGGGTATTAGTAAAGagtctctgctgaggcaaatattcagccttcttCCAAGCAGTAGACATTCTTTGTTTTcagtcatcataaaggctttgttggtgcctttgacattgcatcaatgcattgaactgaaacaaaaaaacaaaaatattcagTAAAATGATgtgtatggcagaacaacgtttgccgggtcatctAGTAATACTATAATGAGTCATTCTTctgcaggtgaacgtccctatCTTTGTCCACATTATTCGAAGGCGTTTATCAATAGTTCAAATCTCAAACTacacattcgaactcatacgggttggtaaaaCATAGTTTACTCTAATGAACCATTCAGCAGTCATTCATTTGTAGGTGAACGTCCCTATTATTGCGCACAGTGTTCGATAGCATTTACGAGGTCTTCAACGCTCAAGAAGCACATTCGCTTTCATAAGGGTTGGTAGTGTTCTACCAACCCTTATGAAAGCGAATGTGCTTCCTTGTTTTATGAAAATGAACCTTTCAGAAGGACCATTTCTTTGTAGGTGCACGTCCCTATTCTTGTTCACAGTGTTCAAAGGCGTTTATTACTCCTTCATCCCTCCAAAAGCACATTCGAGCTCTGTTAGTTAAATATGTTTTGCTGCAATGAATCACTCAGCAAAGATTCAATTTCCTTACAGGTGAAGGTATATTTTCTTGTTCACAGTGTCCAAAAGCTTTTACGAGCTCTGCGTCGCTCCAAAGCCACATTCGAACACATACTAGTTTGTTAAATATGTTTTACTGCAATTAATCACTCAGCACAGATACAGTTTTTTCGCAGGTGAACGTACCTATTCTTGTCCACAGTGTCCAAAAGCGTTTATGAGTTCTGCATCGCTCCAAACGCATATTCGGATTCATACGGGTTGGCAAAATATGTTTTACTACAATGAGTCATTTTGTCGAGTTATTCTGTTGCAGGTGAACGTCGCTATCCTTGTCCACATTGTTCGAAGGCGTTTCACAGTGGTTATAATCTTAAAGAACATATTCGAATTCATACAGGTAGGTAAAACATAGTTAAAATATAGTTAAAACATTATACTATAATGAATCAATCAAGAATCAAGCAAGTTATTCttttgcaggtgaacgtcctTTTCTTTGTCCACATTGTTCGAAGTCGTTTATCAATAGTTCAAATCTCAAAGAACACATTCGAATTCATACGGGTAGGTAAAAAATAGTTTACTATAATGAACCATTCAGCAGTCATTCCTTTGCAGGTGAACGGCCCTATTCTTGTGCACATTGTGCAAAAGCGTTCATCAATTATTCAGCCCTCCAAAAGCACAGTCGAACTCATACGGGTGGGTGAAAATGTTTTACTATAGTGAATAGAAAAGTTTTGCGTATAGAACTTTCGCAACGTAAAATGTCGTATTGAATAGAGTTAACAACCCGTGCACAAGCGtattatgtttttgacgtaggactacgtctaacctttcaatataggggcccatttcaatatttcggtgtgaaaaagtgttcagtttttgaacgctaatacctcctcaattaatgaatggattttggttccaaatacacacattgataggaaatatcctcagcaattgtttatatgctacacattacgggttttcagctcatataacgttcaaattgatgaaaaattggaacaaagaattccctactttcccatacattttgtctgagATTCCGCAGCatacagctattcattacaaacAACCACGAGTACGGGCGAAACGTATAgacaaggtgaaggagggagacaaaaaagagattataaataaatataggcagtcgctacaacgttaactatatggctatataaagtgagcgatggtggggcttggccacattctatcatcggacgccaaacAGGATGGAcgatatcttgaaattgattttcagcaaaagagatatcgctgcatttgccggggattatgcggtgcgataccgcaagagtgagagacaggaaTATCAATGCTATGTGGAGCAGGAGggcctatcgaagtgtgttaaaagcggtggaagcgtcgcgccgggtgaatgagtggctaatagcgctcgatttgatagaatgctggagtttttaaacggttttatttagctgtgacatatttgtatgtttgtatgtaacatgtttgtctatggcgctgaACCATACTAATTGAAATTTAACCCCTTTTCTGTTGAGCGgttgatctaaaatttggaacacacctttatctccgcagtcattataaaacacacTTATAAAAACGGAAATTGAAACCATAAAAGATAGTGTTGAGGCCGTAGAGTAGAATTCCTAACTCCATAGCAATAAGGCAACAATTAATAGCATAACCCTAAAGCTACAGCCATGTACTATCAAAATagcgtgagagagagagaggagaaagagagagtggagagagagaggagaaagagagagtggagagagagaggagaaagagagagtggagagagagaggagaaagagagagtggagagagagaggagaaagagagagaggagaaagagagagagagagagagagagagagagagagagagagagagggagagagagaagagagagagattaATACCGTGATCACTCGAACGAATGTTTTATTAAAATGAACTTTTCATAACGACTATTTCTTTGTAGGTGACCTTCCCTATTCTTGTCCACAGTGTTCAAAGGCGTTTATCACTCCTTCATCCCTCCAAAAGCACATTCGAGCTCATACTGGTTAGTTAAATATGTTTTACTGCAATGAATCACTCAGCAAAGATTCAGTTTCCTTACAGGTAAATGTCTATTTTCTTGTTCACAGTGTCCAAAAGCTTTTACGAGTTCTGTGTCGCTCCAAAGCCACATTCGTACACATACTGGTTTGTTAAATATGTTTTACTGCAATGAACCACTCAGCACAGATACTGTTTTTTcgcaggtgaacgtccctattcttgtCCACAGTGTCCAAAAGCGTATGTAAGTTCTGCATCGCTCCATAAGCATATTCGAACTCACACTGGTTGGTAAAATATGTTTTACTACAATGAACCATTTCGCAGTCATTcctttgcaggtgaacgtccctattcttgCCCACAGTGTCCAAAAGCGTTTATGAGTTCTGCATCGCTCCAAACGCATATTCGGAttcatacgggttggtaaaaTATGTTTTACTACAATGAGTCATTTTGCCGAGTTATTCTGTTGCAGGTGAACGTCGCTATCCTTGTCCACATTGTTCGAAGGCGTTTCACAGTGGTTATAATCTTAAAGAACATATTCGAGTTCATACAGGTAGGTAAAACATAGttaaaacataatactatgATGCATCAATCAAGAATCATGCAAGTTATTCttttgcaggtgaacgtcctTTTCTTTGTCCACATTGTTCGAAGTCGTTTATCAATAGTTCAAATCTCAAAGAACACATTCGAATTCATACGGGTAGGTAAAAAATAGTTTACTATAATGAACCATTAAGCAGTAATTCTTTTGCAGGTGAGCGTCCCTATTCTTGTGCACAGTGTGCAAAAGCGTTCATCAATTGTTCAGCCCTCCAAAAGCACAGTCGAACTCATACGGGTCGGTGAAAATGTTTTACTATAGTGAATAGAAAAGTTTTGCGTATAGAACTTTCGCAACGTAAAATGTCGTATTGAATAGAGTTAACAATCCGTGCACAAGCGtatcatgtttttttaaatacaaaacACAGTATACTTTCAAGATGACCGCAGAGTGGTTTTGACATATTGGTCTCGAGATGAAGGATAGAAGGTGGAAAGGCGCGTTTTGGTTGTGTCAAACTTTGATTGTACTAATAGCCAGGAAGATGggaagttcacgttcacgtggaagttaagtgcacccgtggccgagtggttagcgtctcacattatcatgccgggagttcgggttcgattcccgttctgaccgggggatttttcgtcagagaaatttccttcgacttgcactgtgatcacgcgtgttctagagcttgcccctcggattaCATTCAAGGcagtgttatttggcttaaaaaatctcaactaaatattaataaatgacgctagttaatgcatacgttgagacggcaaaagttgcacagggaacgttaacgccatccaagaagaagataggaagttcatataccaggcataccagtcaacTACTTAAACGAAATATTTTGTAACTCAGAgattgttcatttacgtttttggtcgaaccAGAATTTACTCAAGAAAGATTGTTCTTCAAGAGAATCCTTTCATTACTATGTGA
The Toxorhynchites rutilus septentrionalis strain SRP chromosome 2, ASM2978413v1, whole genome shotgun sequence genome window above contains:
- the LOC129771716 gene encoding zinc finger protein 121-like isoform X5, which produces MTLVSKNLDQCSFCSAICNEEFRQSLVPSNLHEQKLKAILQKLSSFASQLSSYPTCDKCHQEFITVHNIPECCFLIFPSTEPITIKMEPELMIDDHKPSDNDNVFETDPIKQETVTKIEGHKGERPYLCPHYSKAFINSSNLKLHIRTHTGEGIFSCSQCPKAFTSSASLQSHIRTHTSERTYSCPQCPKAFMSSASLQTHIRIHTGERRYPCPHCSKAFHSGYNLKEHIRIHTGERPFLCPHCSKSFINSSNLKEHIRIHTGERPYSCAHCAKAFINYSALQKHSRTHTGDLPYSCPQCSKAFITPSSLQKHIRAHTGKCLFSCSQCPKAFTSSVSLQSHIRTHTGERPYSCPQCPKAYVSSASLHKHIRTHTGERPYSCPQCPKAFMSSASLQTHIRIHTGERRYPCPHCSKAFHSGYNLKEHIRVHTVILLQVNVLFFVHIVRSRLSIVQISKNTFEFIRVSVPILVHSVQKRSSIVQPSKSTVELIRHALTRSRLRLNDIHRFPSLPAGDTRANHACPKQSPSGISSCGNHFRRTQQFSFCPPSLGP
- the LOC129771716 gene encoding zinc finger protein 501-like isoform X9; its protein translation is MTLVSKNLDQCSFCSAICNEEFRQSLVPSNLHEQKLKAILQKLSSFASQLSSYPTCDKCHQEFITVHNIPECCFLIFPSTEPITIKMEPELMIDDHKPSDNDNVFETDPIKQETVTKIEGHKGERPYLCPHYSKAFINSSNLKLHIRTHTGEGIFSCSQCPKAFTSSASLQSHIRTHTSERTYSCPQCPKAFMSSASLQTHIRIHTGERRYPCPHCSKAFHSGYNLKEHIRIHTGERPFLCPHCSKSFINSSNLKEHIRIHTGERPYSCAHCAKAFINYSALQKHSRTHTGDLPYSCPQCSKAFITPSSLQKHIRAHTGKCLFSCSQCPKAFTSSVSLQSHIRTHTGERPYSCPQCPKAYVSSASLHKHIRTHTGERPYSCPQCPKAFMSSASLQTHIRIHTGERRYPCPHCSKAFHSGYNLKEHIRVHTGERPFLCPHCSKSFINSSNLKEHIRIHTGERPYSCAQCAKAFINCSALQKHSRTHTASDGTHILGGNRVHNV
- the LOC129771716 gene encoding zinc finger protein 883-like isoform X7, with amino-acid sequence MTLVSKNLDQCSFCSAICNEEFRQSLVPSNLHEQKLKAILQKLSSFASQLSSYPTCDKCHQEFITVHNIPECCFLIFPSTEPITIKMEPELMIDDHKPSDNDNVFETDPIKQETVTKIEGHKGERPYLCPHYSKAFINSSNLKLHIRTHTGEGIFSCSQCPKAFTSSASLQSHIRTHTSERTYSCPQCPKAFMSSASLQTHIRIHTGERRYPCPHCSKAFHSGYNLKEHIRIHTGERPFLCPHCSKSFINSSNLKEHIRIHTGERPYSCAHCAKAFINYSALQKHSRTHTGDLPYSCPQCSKAFITPSSLQKHIRAHTGKCLFSCSQCPKAFTSSVSLQSHIRTHTGERPYSCPQCPKAYVSSASLHKHIRTHTGERPYSCPQCPKAFMSSASLQTHIRIHTGERRYPCPHCSKAFHSGYNLKEHIRVHTGERPFLCPHCSKSFINSSNLKEHIRIHTGERPYSCAQCAKAFINCSALQKHSRTHTGHQNRIPSVSAYIFHDPSARSRKQFLHQVDENAFAPDLQ
- the LOC129771716 gene encoding zinc finger protein 121-like isoform X8, whose translation is MTLVSKNLDQCSFCSAICNEEFRQSLVPSNLHEQKLKAILQKLSSFASQLSSYPTCDKCHQEFITVHNIPECCFLIFPSTEPITIKMEPELMIDDHKPSDNDNVFETDPIKQETVTKIEGHKGERPYLCPHYSKAFINSSNLKLHIRTHTGEGIFSCSQCPKAFTSSASLQSHIRTHTSERTYSCPQCPKAFMSSASLQTHIRIHTGERRYPCPHCSKAFHSGYNLKEHIRIHTGERPFLCPHCSKSFINSSNLKEHIRIHTGERPYSCAHCAKAFINYSALQKHSRTHTGDLPYSCPQCSKAFITPSSLQKHIRAHTGKCLFSCSQCPKAFTSSVSLQSHIRTHTGERPYSCPQCPKAYVSSASLHKHIRTHTGERPYSCPQCPKAFMSSASLQTHIRIHTGERRYPCPHCSKAFHSGYNLKEHIRVHTGERPFLCPHCSKSFINSSNLKEHIRIHTARTNAESSTVKRYSSISITSRWRHSSKSCMSKTVSKRNFQLWKPLPSNATIFILSSIAGPIT
- the LOC129771716 gene encoding zinc finger protein 883-like isoform X6 → MTLVSKNLDQCSFCSAICNEEFRQSLVPSNLHEQKLKAILQKLSSFASQLSSYPTCDKCHQEFITVHNIPECCFLIFPSTEPITIKMEPELMIDDHKPSDNDNVFETDPIKQETVTKIEGHKGERPYLCPHYSKAFINSSNLKLHIRTHTGEGIFSCSQCPKAFTSSASLQSHIRTHTSERTYSCPQCPKAFMSSASLQTHIRIHTGERRYPCPHCSKAFHSGYNLKEHIRIHTGERPFLCPHCSKSFINSSNLKEHIRIHTGERPYSCAHCAKAFINYSALQKHSRTHTGDLPYSCPQCSKAFITPSSLQKHIRAHTGKCLFSCSQCPKAFTSSVSLQSHIRTHTGERPYSCPQCPKAYVSSASLHKHIRTHTGERPYSCPQCPKAFMSSASLQTHIRIHTGERRYPCPHCSKAFHSGYNLKEHIRVHTGERPFLCPHCSKSFINSSNLKEHIRIHTGERPYSCAQCAKAFINCSALQKHSRTHTARTNAESSTVKRYSSISITSRWRHSSKSCMSKTVSKRNFQLWKPLPSNATIFILSSIAGPIT
- the LOC129771716 gene encoding zinc finger protein 883-like isoform X1 — encoded protein: MTLVSKNLDQCSFCSAICNEEFRQSLVPSNLHEQKLKAILQKLSSFASQLSSYPTCDKCHQEFITVHNIPECCFLIFPSTEPITIKMEPELMIDDHKPSDNDNVFETDPIKQETVTKIEGHKGERPYLCPHYSKAFINSSNLKLHIRTHTGEGIFSCSQCPKAFTSSASLQSHIRTHTSERTYSCPQCPKAFMSSASLQTHIRIHTGERRYPCPHCSKAFHSGYNLKEHIRIHTGERPFLCPHCSKSFINSSNLKEHIRIHTGERPYSCAHCAKAFINYSALQKHSRTHTGDLPYSCPQCSKAFITPSSLQKHIRAHTGKCLFSCSQCPKAFTSSVSLQSHIRTHTGERPYSCPQCPKAYVSSASLHKHIRTHTGERPYSCQQCPKTFMCASSLLKHVRTHTGERPYSCPHCPKTCVQYSALQYHIKTHTGERPYSCPHCPKAFGISSSLQKHIRTHTGERPYSCSQCPKAFVSASALQKHVRTHTGERPYLCPHCLKAFNNSSNLKQHIRTHTGERPYTCPQCPKAFMASASLQDHIRAHSGERLFSCPQCPKTFTGYSSLKGHIRTHTDERPFSCPHCSKAFKNRFTLRTHIQTHTGERPYSCPHCPKTFNLPAWLKRHIRIHTGERPYSCSQCPKAFTSSSALNSHIRNHTG
- the LOC129771716 gene encoding zinc finger protein 883-like isoform X2, whose amino-acid sequence is MTLVSKNLDQCSFCSAICNEEFRQSLVPSNLHEQKLKAILQKLSSFASQLSSYPTCDKCHQEFITVHNIPECCFLIFPSTEPITIKMEPELMIDDHKPSDNDNVFETDPIKQETVTKIEGHKGEGIFSCSQCPKAFTSSASLQSHIRTHTSERTYSCPQCPKAFMSSASLQTHIRIHTGERRYPCPHCSKAFHSGYNLKEHIRIHTGERPFLCPHCSKSFINSSNLKEHIRIHTGERPYSCAHCAKAFINYSALQKHSRTHTGDLPYSCPQCSKAFITPSSLQKHIRAHTGKCLFSCSQCPKAFTSSVSLQSHIRTHTGERPYSCPQCPKAYVSSASLHKHIRTHTGERPYSCQQCPKTFMCASSLLKHVRTHTGERPYSCPHCPKTCVQYSALQYHIKTHTGERPYSCPHCPKAFGISSSLQKHIRTHTGERPYSCSQCPKAFVSASALQKHVRTHTGERPYLCPHCLKAFNNSSNLKQHIRTHTGERPYTCPQCPKAFMASASLQDHIRAHSGERLFSCPQCPKTFTGYSSLKGHIRTHTDERPFSCPHCSKAFKNRFTLRTHIQTHTGERPYSCPHCPKTFNLPAWLKRHIRIHTGERPYSCSQCPKAFTSSSALNSHIRNHTG
- the LOC129771716 gene encoding zinc finger protein 431-like isoform X3, which gives rise to MTLVSKNLDQCSFCSAICNEEFRQSLVPSNLHEQKLKAILQKLSSFASQLSSYPTCDKCHQEFITVHNIPECCFLIFPSTEPITIKMEPELMIDDHKPSDNDNVFETDPIKQETVTKIEGHKGERTYSCPQCPKAFMSSASLQTHIRIHTGERRYPCPHCSKAFHSGYNLKEHIRIHTGERPFLCPHCSKSFINSSNLKEHIRIHTGERPYSCAHCAKAFINYSALQKHSRTHTGDLPYSCPQCSKAFITPSSLQKHIRAHTGKCLFSCSQCPKAFTSSVSLQSHIRTHTGERPYSCPQCPKAYVSSASLHKHIRTHTGERPYSCQQCPKTFMCASSLLKHVRTHTGERPYSCPHCPKTCVQYSALQYHIKTHTGERPYSCPHCPKAFGISSSLQKHIRTHTGERPYSCSQCPKAFVSASALQKHVRTHTGERPYLCPHCLKAFNNSSNLKQHIRTHTGERPYTCPQCPKAFMASASLQDHIRAHSGERLFSCPQCPKTFTGYSSLKGHIRTHTDERPFSCPHCSKAFKNRFTLRTHIQTHTGERPYSCPHCPKTFNLPAWLKRHIRIHTGERPYSCSQCPKAFTSSSALNSHIRNHTG
- the LOC129771716 gene encoding zinc finger protein 431-like isoform X4, whose translation is MTLVSKNLDQCSFCSAICNEEFRQSLVPSNLHEQKLKAILQKLSSFASQLSSYPTCDKCHQEFITVHNIPECCFLIFPSTEPITIKMEPELMIDDHKPSDNDNVFETDPIKQETVTKIEGHKGERPYLCPHYSKAFINSSNLKLHIRTHTGEGIFSCSQCPKAFTSSASLQSHIRTHTSERTYSCPQCPKAFMSSASLQTHIRIHTGERRYPCPHCSKAFHSGYNLKEHIRIHTGERPFLCPHCSKSFINSSNLKEHIRIHTGERPYSCAHCAKAFINYSALQKHSRTHTGDLPYSCPQCSKAFITPSSLQKHIRAHTGKCLFSCSQCPKAFTSSVSLQSHIRTHTGERPYSCPQCPKAYVSSASLHKHIRTHTGERPYSCQQCPKTFMCASSLLKHVRTHTGERPYSCPHCPKTCVQYSALQYHIKTHTGERPYSCPHCPKSFGISTTLQRHIRTHTGERPYSCLQCPKAFVSAWALRYHIRTHTGECPYPCPHCSKTFISSSNLKEHVRTHTGERPHPCPHCSKAFISSSTLKIHIRLHTGERPYPCTQCPKAFVKYAALQQHIKTHTG